The following coding sequences are from one bacterium window:
- a CDS encoding putative zinc-binding metallopeptidase: MHANPSDNPRWANYPDEDLLNLKFCDLKLTIEGTSLEMCIARLFNELKSKELSFLPPIYLGDEWFSPDKSPAIAIPFYLAHPRLKQLERKMMLEVEGESEEECMKLLRHETGHAFCHAFSLPRRRTWRTVFGSPSEEYSDFYHYQPYSRRYVRHLENWYAQSHPEEDFAETFAVWLAPNQDWKKLYSGWPAYKKLIYVDTLMRDLKGKPSPKIKTEKPFHIRTLKKKLKTHYEQRKKCYAEDDPAFFDSDLRHIFLPVQAEDPRGISGARFLRRHRADFLKVIPFWTRERKFTVNRLIKKLANRCDALKLFVPKNEEKARLEIASYLTALVSNYLFTGRFKGHL, translated from the coding sequence ATGCATGCAAATCCGTCAGACAATCCGCGCTGGGCAAATTATCCGGATGAAGACCTCCTCAATTTAAAATTTTGCGACCTCAAACTAACCATCGAGGGTACCTCCCTCGAAATGTGCATTGCCCGGCTTTTCAACGAACTCAAATCCAAAGAACTTTCTTTTCTACCTCCCATTTATTTGGGTGACGAATGGTTCTCGCCGGATAAAAGTCCGGCGATTGCCATCCCCTTCTATCTGGCACATCCCCGCCTCAAACAACTGGAGCGAAAAATGATGCTTGAGGTGGAGGGAGAATCCGAGGAAGAGTGTATGAAGCTATTGCGCCACGAAACCGGGCACGCCTTCTGTCATGCTTTCTCTCTTCCCCGGCGCCGGACATGGCGGACGGTTTTCGGTTCGCCCAGCGAAGAATACAGTGATTTTTATCACTACCAACCCTACAGCCGCCGTTATGTGCGCCATCTGGAAAACTGGTACGCCCAGAGCCATCCGGAGGAAGATTTCGCCGAGACCTTTGCGGTCTGGCTTGCACCCAATCAGGACTGGAAAAAACTCTATTCAGGCTGGCCGGCGTATAAAAAATTGATTTATGTGGATACCCTCATGCGCGATTTAAAAGGGAAACCCTCCCCAAAAATAAAAACCGAGAAACCCTTTCACATCCGGACATTGAAAAAAAAATTAAAAACCCATTATGAACAGCGAAAAAAATGTTATGCCGAAGACGACCCGGCGTTTTTCGATTCAGATTTGCGGCATATCTTTCTCCCTGTGCAGGCCGAAGACCCCCGCGGTATTTCCGGCGCCCGTTTCTTAAGACGCCACCGGGCTGATTTTCTAAAAGTCATCCCCTTCTGGACCCGCGAACGCAAATTCACGGTCAACCGATTGATAAAAAAACTCGCCAACCGCTGTGACGCGCTCAAACTCTTTGTCCCAAAAAATGAAGAAAAGGCCCGTCTGGAAATCGCTTCCTATTTGACTGCCTTGGTATCCAATTATTTATTCACCGGCCGCTTTAAAGGACATCTATGA